ACGCCGAGCACCTCGCGGAAGCCATGCTCGTTGACGCCGATGGCGACAAGCACGCTCACGTTCTCCATCTCGCCTCCCCACGAGCGCTTCAGCCACAGCCCGTCCATAAACGCGTAGACGTAGCGGCTTCGCAGGGGTCGCTGCCGCCACGCCTCGATCCGTTCGTATATCTTCTGATTGAGATCGCTCACGGTCGAAGGGCTTACCCTGGCGCCCCAAAGGGCCTCGGTTATGTCCTCGATCCGTCGGACCGACACGCCAGCCAAGTACATCTCGACCAGCGATTCCTCCACGCTGGACTCGCGTCTGCGGTAGCGTTCGATGATCTGGGTCTCGAAGCTCGCTCCGCGAAGCTTGGGGACCTTCAGCTTAACTTCGCCAGCTCCCGTATGCAGCTTGCGCTCGTAGTGGCCGTTGCGATGAGCCGAACGCTCGTCGCTGCGTTCGTAGCGCTTCGCGTTGCAGATTTGGTCGGCCTCGGCGTCGAGCAGACCGTTTATCGCCTCCTCGACGGTTCCACGAACGAAGCCGCCCAGATCCTTCTTTAGGTTGCCGAAGTCGATCTTCACGACTTCGCTTGATGCCGATCCCTCGGCTGTTATCGTCTCGTTTACTGTCTTTCCGTTGGTGTCTTCCATCTTGGGTATTTGTTTGAACACCAACTGCCTACCGGATCATCGGCGGAAAGGCACCTCTACTAATTTGCGAAACTTTTCGGACGTTATCTCTCGCTAGCGCGTATTCGTTTTCCTACGACATTGAAACCGAGGAACTCGCATTTCCCCAAGGGGGCCACGCGCGTCTTGTAAGCGGTACAAAATCTGCCCCTTAGGCTGGTCTTGACTTCTTCCAGTTTGCCGGGGTCAGAGCCCTGAGCTCTTGCTCCTGCATGATGCCGGTGTTCCGGCTCAGGACGTCTTGCAGATATTCAAGCGGCTGGATGTCCAGGCGTTGGCAGGAGATCAGGATCGAGTAAAGGATCGCCGCGCGATCGCCGGCTTGGGGATGACCTACGAAGAGCCAGTTCTTCTTGCCGACCGCGGTCGGCCGGATGGCGTTCTCCATCCAGTTGTTGTCGATCGCGACGTGGCCGTGACGCAGGTAGGTCGAGAGGTAGCCCCAGTGCGAGAGCGAGTAGTCGCAGGCCTTGGACAAGCCGCTTGACGGAAGGCCTCCACGTCTGAGGATTCCCAATACGCGGCGGATGCGGGCGTGAGCGTTGGCGGACCTCTTGAGGCGAAGGGCCAAGGCTGCTTCCGCGTCGAGGCCGTTCTCG
The window above is part of the Pelagicoccus enzymogenes genome. Proteins encoded here:
- a CDS encoding IS256 family transposase, whose protein sequence is MEDTNGKTVNETITAEGSASSEVVKIDFGNLKKDLGGFVRGTVEEAINGLLDAEADQICNAKRYERSDERSAHRNGHYERKLHTGAGEVKLKVPKLRGASFETQIIERYRRRESSVEESLVEMYLAGVSVRRIEDITEALWGARVSPSTVSDLNQKIYERIEAWRQRPLRSRYVYAFMDGLWLKRSWGGEMENVSVLVAIGVNEHGFREVLGV